The following are encoded in a window of Amycolatopsis lexingtonensis genomic DNA:
- the rpmF gene encoding 50S ribosomal protein L32 → MAVPKRKMSRSNTRSRRSQWKAAPVQLVPCSNRACKQPKLQHIACPSCGQHNGRQVVEPA, encoded by the coding sequence GTGGCCGTCCCGAAGCGGAAGATGTCGCGATCCAACACGCGCTCCCGCCGCAGCCAGTGGAAGGCGGCTCCGGTGCAGCTGGTGCCCTGCTCCAACCGCGCCTGCAAGCAGCCGAAGCTCCAGCACATCGCGTGCCCGTCGTGCGGCCAGCACAACGGCCGCCAGGTCGTCGAGCCCGCCTGA
- a CDS encoding MAB_1171c family putative transporter, whose protein sequence is MIETLAYLLCVVGFAGFGYKLIEARRSQPVRTMWFLAGFGICIATGIMVLTPAMAALVGPGPVGEWILSLAGDELKLGAIGFAVAFTQSVWRGEGARLAPHALFTGATMVLLAVCFTLSEPRRVGDDTVFTSASLPFALADKVLFLLYSLISLGLLFVVFVRSARHAEPGPLRAGLWLLVVGVGAAFAWTFWDVDDVRRLAETARIGAREDLPSSVLAAATVGFVTAGATLSAWSPAVSSVIGRVRAYRAYRRIEPLWTALRAAVPGIVLDRGRELAGGPEFALYRRVIEIRDGHLALRAHFDPDLPARAEKAARAEGVREADLPATVEAVTLAAAIEAGRAGRRFDAAEATPDSLSDAEADVAAEAAWLVQVSRAWQRETVVARVRAATLG, encoded by the coding sequence GTGATCGAGACCTTGGCCTACCTGCTGTGCGTGGTGGGCTTCGCCGGGTTCGGGTACAAGCTCATCGAAGCGCGCCGCAGCCAGCCGGTGCGGACGATGTGGTTCCTCGCCGGGTTCGGCATCTGCATCGCCACCGGCATCATGGTGCTGACGCCGGCGATGGCGGCCCTCGTCGGCCCCGGCCCGGTGGGCGAATGGATCCTCAGCCTGGCCGGCGACGAGCTGAAGCTGGGCGCGATCGGGTTCGCCGTCGCCTTCACGCAGTCGGTGTGGCGCGGCGAAGGCGCCCGCCTGGCGCCGCACGCGCTGTTCACCGGCGCGACGATGGTCCTGCTCGCGGTCTGCTTCACGCTGTCGGAGCCGCGACGCGTCGGAGACGACACCGTGTTCACGTCCGCGTCGCTGCCGTTCGCGCTCGCCGACAAGGTGTTGTTCCTGCTGTACAGCCTGATCAGCCTCGGGCTGCTGTTCGTGGTGTTCGTCCGCAGCGCGCGGCACGCCGAGCCGGGACCGCTGCGCGCCGGGCTGTGGCTGCTGGTCGTCGGCGTGGGCGCGGCGTTCGCGTGGACGTTCTGGGACGTCGACGACGTCCGCCGCCTCGCCGAGACGGCCCGCATCGGCGCCCGCGAGGACCTGCCGTCCTCGGTTCTCGCCGCGGCGACGGTGGGTTTCGTGACGGCGGGCGCGACGCTCAGCGCGTGGTCACCGGCGGTTTCATCGGTGATCGGCCGGGTCAGGGCGTACCGGGCGTACCGGCGCATCGAGCCACTGTGGACGGCCCTGCGCGCGGCGGTCCCCGGCATCGTCCTGGACCGCGGCCGCGAACTGGCGGGCGGCCCGGAGTTCGCGCTGTACCGCCGCGTCATCGAAATCCGCGACGGCCACCTCGCCCTGCGCGCCCACTTCGACCCGGACCTCCCGGCCCGAGCCGAGAAAGCGGCCCGCGCCGAGGGAGTGCGCGAAGCGGACCTCCCGGCCACCGTGGAGGCGGTCACCCTCGCGGCGGCGATCGAAGCGGGCCGGGCGGGCCGCCGCTTCGACGCGGCGGAGGCCACACCGGACTCTCTGTCCGACGCCGAAGCGGACGTCGCCGCCGAAGCGGCTTGGCTGGTCCAGGTGAGCCGAGCCTGGCAGCGCGAAACGGTGGTGGCCCGCGTCCGCGCGGCCACGCTCGGCTAG
- a CDS encoding PadR family transcriptional regulator: MEISQLLKGVLDLAVLAVLRDEDGYGYDVLRRLRTAGLEEVGDASVYGTLRRLYKAGLLTSYVVPSEEGPHRKYYSLNEPGRARLAESGKTWQSFAVTMNALLGEAA, translated from the coding sequence GTGGAGATCAGTCAGCTGCTCAAAGGGGTGCTCGATCTCGCCGTTCTCGCGGTGCTTCGCGACGAAGACGGCTACGGGTACGACGTCCTGCGAAGACTCAGGACCGCGGGCCTGGAAGAGGTGGGGGACGCGTCGGTGTACGGGACGCTGCGCAGGCTGTACAAGGCCGGCCTGCTCACTTCGTACGTGGTGCCCAGTGAAGAGGGCCCGCACCGCAAGTACTACAGCCTGAACGAGCCGGGCCGGGCGCGGCTCGCGGAGTCGGGCAAGACCTGGCAGAGCTTCGCCGTGACGATGAACGCGCTTTTGGGAGAGGCAGCATGA
- a CDS encoding YceD family protein has translation MSENKTPQLDDRSPWVIDTRELGRHAGLSRALKRSVPVETPLGVPDVITIEAGSELELDLLLESVVEGVLVSGTATATAKGTCARCLDPLTEEVEVEVQELFAYPGSATEETTDEDEIPRLVDDKIDLEPIVRDAIVLALPLAPLCTEDCAGLCIDCGVKWADLEPGHGHEKIDPRWAALVERFDENAGEKPAPGPAEQA, from the coding sequence ATGTCCGAGAACAAGACCCCCCAGCTCGACGACCGCAGCCCGTGGGTGATCGACACCCGTGAGCTCGGCCGTCACGCCGGCCTCAGCCGCGCCCTCAAGCGCAGCGTGCCGGTGGAGACGCCGCTCGGCGTCCCCGACGTCATCACCATCGAGGCGGGCTCCGAGCTCGAGCTCGACCTGCTGCTCGAGTCCGTCGTCGAAGGCGTCCTGGTCAGCGGCACCGCCACGGCGACCGCCAAGGGCACCTGCGCCCGCTGCCTCGACCCGCTGACCGAAGAGGTCGAGGTCGAGGTCCAGGAGCTGTTCGCCTACCCGGGGTCGGCCACCGAGGAGACCACGGACGAGGACGAGATCCCGCGCCTGGTCGACGACAAGATCGACCTCGAGCCCATCGTCCGCGACGCGATCGTGCTGGCCCTGCCGCTGGCCCCGCTGTGCACCGAAGACTGCGCCGGGCTGTGCATCGACTGCGGCGTCAAGTGGGCCGATCTCGAGCCCGGACACGGGCATGAGAAGATAGACCCTCGGTGGGCCGCACTGGTCGAGCGCTTCGACGAGAATGCGGGCGAAAAGCCTGCGCCGGGTCCCGCTGAGCAAGCCTGA
- a CDS encoding SMP-30/gluconolactonase/LRE family protein: protein MDLIETEFEVLDERFKRVNGDEWTQRLHTGCRWTEGPAYFPAGRYLVFSDIPNDRTLRWDETTGQIGVFRQPSQYSNGHTVDRNGRLISCEQGTRRVTRTEHDGSITVLASEFQGKRLNSPNDVVEHSDGSIWFTDPSYGIDSDYEGYQAESEIGGCHVYRVAPSGEVRIVADDFSRPNGLAFSADESLLYIADTRQDPSHLRVFRVGPDGTLAGGEIFATSDAGGFDGVRVDADGRVWAAAHDGLHCFDPDGTRIGKLRIPEICSNLTFGGARRNELFITASSSVYTLRVNVNGARYPR from the coding sequence ATGGATCTGATCGAGACCGAGTTCGAGGTGCTGGACGAGCGGTTCAAGCGCGTCAACGGCGACGAGTGGACGCAGCGCCTGCACACCGGCTGCCGCTGGACCGAGGGCCCGGCGTACTTCCCGGCCGGCCGCTACCTGGTGTTCAGCGACATCCCGAACGACCGCACCCTGCGCTGGGACGAGACGACCGGGCAAATCGGCGTCTTCCGGCAGCCGTCGCAGTACTCGAACGGGCACACCGTCGACCGCAACGGACGGCTGATCAGCTGCGAGCAGGGCACCCGCCGCGTGACGCGCACGGAGCACGACGGCTCGATCACGGTGCTGGCGTCGGAGTTCCAGGGGAAGCGGCTGAACAGTCCGAACGACGTCGTCGAGCACTCGGACGGGTCAATCTGGTTCACCGACCCGAGTTACGGCATCGACAGCGACTACGAGGGGTACCAAGCGGAGAGCGAAATCGGCGGCTGCCACGTGTACCGCGTCGCGCCGTCGGGCGAGGTCCGGATCGTCGCGGACGACTTCTCACGCCCGAACGGGCTGGCGTTCTCGGCGGACGAGTCGCTGTTGTACATCGCGGACACCCGTCAGGATCCCAGCCACCTCAGGGTGTTCCGGGTCGGTCCGGACGGGACGCTGGCCGGCGGCGAGATCTTCGCGACGAGCGACGCGGGCGGGTTCGACGGCGTGCGCGTCGACGCGGACGGCCGGGTCTGGGCGGCCGCGCACGACGGGCTGCACTGCTTCGACCCGGACGGCACGAGGATCGGCAAGCTGCGGATCCCGGAGATCTGCTCGAACCTGACGTTCGGCGGGGCGCGGCGGAACGAGCTGTTCATCACGGCGTCGAGTTCGGTGTACACGTTGAGGGTGAACGTGAACGGGGCCCGCTACCCGCGGTGA
- the mutM gene encoding bifunctional DNA-formamidopyrimidine glycosylase/DNA-(apurinic or apyrimidinic site) lyase, with protein sequence MPELPEVEVVRLGLQAHVAGRTIREAEVLHPRAIRRHALGAEDFTRRLSGTRVEAARRRGKYLWLELSDKEALLAHLGMSGQMLVQPEGAPDEKHLRVRLRFDDDGPELRFVDQRTFGGLALDDLNDVLLPDTIAHIARDPMDPAFDLDAAVRALKSRRTEVKRALLDQTLVSGIGNIYADEALWRARLHWSRPTEKLTAAKGRELLSAASDVMNAALGAGGTSFDALYVNVNGQSGYFDRSLDAYGQEGLPCHRCGTAIRREPFMNRSSFSCPRCQPRPRAKLA encoded by the coding sequence ATGCCCGAACTCCCCGAGGTCGAAGTCGTCCGCCTGGGCCTGCAGGCGCACGTGGCGGGCCGGACCATCCGCGAGGCGGAGGTCCTGCACCCGCGCGCCATCCGCCGCCACGCGCTGGGCGCGGAGGACTTCACGCGGCGGCTCAGCGGCACCCGCGTCGAGGCGGCGCGGCGCCGCGGCAAGTACCTGTGGCTCGAGCTGTCGGACAAGGAGGCGCTGCTGGCGCACCTCGGGATGAGCGGGCAGATGCTCGTCCAGCCCGAGGGCGCGCCGGACGAGAAGCACCTGCGGGTCCGGCTGCGCTTCGACGACGACGGGCCGGAGCTGCGCTTCGTCGACCAGCGGACGTTCGGCGGCCTGGCCCTCGACGACCTCAACGACGTGCTGCTCCCGGACACGATCGCGCACATCGCCCGCGACCCGATGGACCCGGCGTTCGACCTCGACGCGGCGGTGCGCGCGCTGAAGTCCCGGCGCACCGAGGTCAAGCGGGCCCTGCTCGACCAGACACTGGTGTCGGGCATCGGCAACATCTACGCGGACGAAGCCCTGTGGCGCGCGCGGCTGCACTGGTCCCGTCCGACGGAGAAGCTGACGGCGGCGAAGGGCCGTGAGCTGCTGTCCGCGGCTTCGGACGTGATGAACGCGGCGCTGGGGGCGGGCGGGACGTCGTTCGACGCGCTGTACGTGAACGTGAACGGGCAGTCCGGCTACTTCGACCGGTCCCTGGACGCGTACGGCCAGGAAGGCCTCCCGTGCCACCGCTGCGGCACGGCGATCCGGCGGGAGCCGTTCATGAACCGGTCGTCGTTCTCCTGCCCCCGGTGCCAGCCGCGGCCCCGGGCCAAACTTGCGTAG
- a CDS encoding helix-turn-helix domain-containing protein has product MVKEPGKSTLADKIDRLFHVVRRPDREPYSNEEVAKACREATGESFSTTYLWQLRTGRRDNPTKRHLEALARFFGVPPAYFFDDEQSKKIAEELALLGALRDAGVRDLALRAVTLSADGLDTISDMIDAIARREAGRGTPKREG; this is encoded by the coding sequence GTGGTCAAGGAGCCCGGAAAGTCGACGCTGGCCGACAAGATCGACCGGCTGTTCCACGTGGTCCGCAGGCCCGATCGGGAGCCGTACAGCAACGAAGAGGTCGCGAAGGCCTGCCGCGAGGCCACGGGCGAAAGCTTTTCGACGACGTACTTGTGGCAGCTGCGCACGGGCCGCCGCGACAACCCGACCAAGCGCCACCTCGAGGCACTCGCGCGCTTCTTCGGCGTACCCCCGGCGTACTTCTTCGACGACGAGCAGAGCAAGAAGATCGCCGAAGAGCTGGCCCTGCTGGGCGCGCTGCGCGACGCGGGCGTCCGCGACCTGGCCCTGCGCGCGGTCACCCTCTCGGCCGACGGCCTGGACACGATCAGCGACATGATCGACGCGATAGCCCGAAGGGAGGCCGGCCGCGGCACCCCGAAGAGGGAGGGCTGA
- the rnc gene encoding ribonuclease III, which translates to MGGKTPGGPPADPAPLLEALGVTLDPELLGLSLTHRSYAYENGGLPPNERLEFLGDAVLGLVVTDHLYNTHPDLPEGQLAKLRASVVNMHALARVARGLGEGGLGAHLLLGKGEELTGGRDKASILADGLEAVIGATYLAHGIEIARKLVHRLFDGLLAEAPLRGAGLDWKTSLQELTASAGLGVPEYKVEDTGPDHRKEFTATVLVASRPLGDGSGSTKKEAEQKAAETAWRSLSAELEAQKKEEPES; encoded by the coding sequence ATGGGGGGCAAGACGCCCGGGGGACCACCAGCCGATCCGGCGCCGTTGCTCGAAGCGCTCGGGGTCACACTCGACCCCGAGCTGCTCGGGCTGTCGCTGACCCACCGCTCGTACGCGTACGAGAACGGGGGCCTGCCGCCCAATGAGCGGCTGGAGTTCCTCGGGGACGCCGTGCTCGGCCTGGTCGTCACCGATCACCTGTACAACACGCATCCCGACCTGCCCGAAGGTCAGCTCGCGAAGCTCCGCGCCAGCGTCGTCAACATGCACGCGCTGGCCCGCGTCGCGCGCGGGCTCGGCGAGGGCGGGCTCGGCGCGCACCTGCTGCTGGGCAAGGGCGAAGAGCTCACCGGCGGCCGGGACAAGGCGAGCATCCTCGCCGACGGCCTGGAGGCGGTGATCGGTGCGACGTACCTCGCGCACGGCATCGAGATCGCCCGCAAGCTCGTGCACCGCCTCTTCGACGGCCTGCTCGCCGAAGCGCCGCTGCGCGGGGCCGGCCTCGACTGGAAGACGAGCCTGCAGGAGCTGACCGCGTCGGCCGGTCTCGGCGTGCCCGAGTACAAGGTCGAGGACACCGGGCCGGACCACCGCAAGGAGTTCACGGCCACGGTCCTGGTCGCTTCGCGCCCGCTGGGCGACGGCTCGGGGTCGACGAAGAAGGAAGCCGAGCAGAAGGCCGCCGAGACGGCCTGGCGTTCGCTGTCCGCCGAGCTCGAAGCGCAGAAGAAAGAAGAACCGGAGTCCTGA
- a CDS encoding Lrp/AsnC family transcriptional regulator produces the protein MDSVDRVLLAELQRDATQAYAALGKAVGLSAGAAHERVRKLREQDVIRRTTVDVDPAAVGRGVAAFVLVEANAWMGDRPVREALEALPEVVEAHVIAGPASLLVKVRTATTEELQASLRRLFAIDGVTGTQTIVVLESFFERPVDTGA, from the coding sequence ATGGACAGCGTTGATCGTGTTCTGCTCGCCGAACTGCAGCGAGACGCGACGCAGGCGTACGCGGCGCTCGGCAAGGCCGTCGGGCTCTCCGCCGGGGCGGCCCACGAGCGCGTGCGCAAGCTCCGCGAGCAGGACGTGATCCGGCGGACCACCGTGGACGTCGACCCGGCCGCCGTCGGGCGCGGTGTCGCGGCGTTCGTCCTCGTCGAGGCGAACGCCTGGATGGGCGACCGGCCGGTGCGTGAAGCCCTCGAGGCACTGCCCGAGGTGGTCGAGGCGCACGTCATCGCCGGGCCGGCGTCGCTGCTGGTCAAGGTGCGCACGGCGACGACCGAGGAGCTCCAGGCGTCGCTGCGCCGGCTCTTCGCGATCGACGGCGTCACCGGCACGCAGACCATCGTCGTCCTCGAATCCTTCTTCGAGCGTCCCGTCGACACCGGAGCCTGA
- a CDS encoding polysaccharide lyase 6 family protein, translating to MRLFFVPLIAAALVVVPGPAASAAQIRVTSLSALQSALDKANPGDTIMLADGSYAASSTLSIKRSGTASAPVTVAAEHTGQATITGSKTFAFASGVSNVVLRGFKFRNGAALSVPAGASNNRLTRNDFQLTTDGNWVTVSGDDTVLDRNVFQNRTSQGVFLQILGPSGAMAKHVHVHHNYFYNHQFTGSNGGESIRLGLSDRQSYSANALIENNLFEKADGDSEAISVKSSDNVVRYNTIRDSRGYIVLRHGNRSTVEGNLLFGSGIRFHGNDHKVVGNYVANSGGRAIVFGSGDEADSGPTSKLHDRPDRVTVAYNTVLGSNSVIDGDGGDFKPKDCVVADNIVKGTSGTLVTLPSGSTVKYEGNITFGGTAGIPSRSVDPKLVKDAAGLYRLASGSPAIDAGVGSYPFAAKDFDLQARSGAYDVGADEYFASGTTRVPLTKADVGPTAP from the coding sequence ATGCGTCTTTTCTTCGTTCCCCTGATCGCCGCGGCGCTCGTCGTCGTCCCCGGCCCGGCCGCGTCGGCCGCGCAGATCCGGGTCACTTCGCTTTCGGCGCTGCAATCCGCGCTGGACAAGGCGAATCCCGGCGACACGATCATGCTGGCCGACGGCTCGTACGCCGCGAGCTCGACGCTGTCGATCAAGCGGTCCGGCACGGCTTCCGCGCCGGTGACCGTCGCCGCCGAGCACACCGGCCAGGCCACCATCACCGGCTCGAAGACGTTCGCCTTCGCGAGCGGCGTGTCGAACGTGGTGCTGCGGGGCTTCAAGTTCCGTAACGGCGCCGCGCTGTCGGTGCCGGCCGGCGCGTCGAACAACCGCCTGACCCGCAACGACTTCCAGCTCACGACCGACGGCAACTGGGTGACCGTCAGCGGCGACGACACCGTGCTGGACCGCAACGTCTTCCAGAACCGCACCAGCCAGGGCGTGTTCCTGCAGATCCTCGGGCCGTCCGGCGCGATGGCGAAGCACGTCCACGTGCACCACAACTACTTCTACAACCACCAGTTCACCGGTTCGAACGGCGGCGAGTCGATCCGGCTGGGGCTCAGCGACCGCCAGTCGTACTCGGCGAACGCGCTGATCGAGAACAACCTCTTCGAGAAGGCGGACGGCGACAGCGAGGCCATCTCGGTCAAGTCGTCCGACAACGTGGTGCGGTACAACACGATCCGCGACAGCCGGGGCTACATCGTGCTGCGCCACGGCAACCGCAGCACCGTCGAGGGCAACCTGCTGTTCGGTTCGGGCATCCGCTTCCACGGCAACGACCACAAGGTCGTCGGCAACTACGTCGCGAACTCCGGCGGCCGCGCGATCGTGTTCGGCTCCGGCGATGAGGCCGACTCCGGGCCGACGAGCAAGCTGCACGACCGCCCGGACCGCGTCACGGTCGCGTACAACACGGTGCTGGGGTCGAACAGCGTGATCGACGGCGACGGCGGCGACTTCAAGCCGAAGGACTGCGTGGTCGCGGACAACATCGTGAAGGGGACGTCCGGCACGCTGGTGACGCTGCCGAGCGGGTCGACCGTCAAGTACGAGGGCAACATCACCTTCGGCGGCACCGCGGGCATCCCGTCCCGGTCGGTCGACCCGAAGCTCGTGAAGGACGCGGCCGGGCTGTACCGGCTGGCTTCCGGGAGCCCGGCGATCGACGCGGGGGTGGGCTCGTACCCGTTCGCCGCGAAGGACTTCGACCTGCAGGCCCGCAGCGGGGCGTACGACGTCGGTGCCGACGAGTACTTCGCGTCCGGGACGACCCGGGTTCCGCTGACGAAGGCCGACGTCGGACCCACCGCTCCATAA